The genomic segment ATCTATGGGCACCGGGCGGTGAAGACCCTAGTCCTGGTTCAGGCCCGGGTGGGGTCAACGCGCCTGCCCGGGAAGGTGCTGCTTCCGGTGGCCGGCGCACCCCTCCTTCGAAGGATGCTCGAGCGGGTGAGGGGAGCCCGGACCCCCTTCGAGCTTGCGGTGGCCACCACGACGGACGCCGAGGACGAGGCCATCGTGAGCCTGTGTCGGAGGATGGATGTCCGATGCTTTCGCGGCCACCCCAGCGACCTCCTGGACCGACACTACCGCGCGGCTGCCGAGGCCCGCGCGGATGTCGTCGTCAAGATCCCATCCGATTGTCCGCTCATCGATGCCGGCGTCATTGACAGGGTTCTGGGGCTGTATCGCGAGGACACCGGTCGCTACGACTTCGTAAGCAATCTTCACCCTGCCACCTATCCCGACGGGAACGATGTTGAGGTCGTGTCGTTTGCCGCCCTGGAGACCGCCTGGCGTCAGGCTACGCGCGCCCTGGAACGGGAGCACACCACCCCCTTCGTCTGGGACCAACCTGAGCGCTTTCGGATCGGCAACGTGCGGTGGGAGACCGGGCGGGACTTCTCCATGACGCACCGCTTCACCGTGGACTATCGCGACGACTACCTCTTTGTGACCGGAGTTTATGAGGCCCTGTGGAGCCAGACACGACCCCTCTTCGACTTGAGTGACATTCTGCGGCTCGTTGGTGAGCATCCGGAACTGCTCGAGCTCAATGCGCGGTTCGCGGGTGTCAACTGGTACCGCCATCACCTGGATGAGCTCAGAACTGTTCAGCAGTCCGAAACCCGGTCGCCCGAGGTGGGCCGATGACGGCCACGACGAGCGCGGTGCAGTCAGCGATGGCAAGGCCTCCCGCCGTCGATCTGGCCGCGCTTCACTCCTTGGCGCTGCGCGTGCGGGAGAGCGTATTGCGCATGACCCTCGGGGGTGGCTGCTTCGTGGGCGCCTCGCTCTCTTGCGCCGACGTCCTCGTCCATCTCTACGGGCGGGTTCTCAGCGTGTCGCCCGAGTCACTGGCCGATCCCAGCCGTGACTACTTCTTCCTATCGAAGGGACACGACGTTCCGGCCCTCTACGCCACGCTGGCCGAGCTGGGTTTCATTGACCGCAGCCGCCTGGGCAACCACCTCAAGACCACCGATTCGATCTACTGGCATCCGAGCCGTGATATTCCCGGGGTTGAGTTCCACTCCGGATCCCTCGGACACCTCCTCGCCGTGGCTCTGGGAGTGGCGCTGGACATCCGGCTTCGAAAGGGACGCAATCGCGTCTTCGTTCTCCTTGGTGATGGGGAACTGGACGAGGGGTCGGTCTGGGAAGCCTCCCTGGTGGCGAGCGGGCTTGGGCTCGAAAACCTCGTCGCCATCGTGGATCGCAACGGTGTCCAGGCGAACGCAAGGACCGAGGAGCTCCTGCCCCTGGAGCCGCTGGAGGCCAAGTTTCGCGCGTTCGGCTGGGCCTGCCGCAGTGTGGATGGGCAT from the Vicinamibacteria bacterium genome contains:
- a CDS encoding glycosyltransferase family protein gives rise to the protein MKTLVLVQARVGSTRLPGKVLLPVAGAPLLRRMLERVRGARTPFELAVATTTDAEDEAIVSLCRRMDVRCFRGHPSDLLDRHYRAAAEARADVVVKIPSDCPLIDAGVIDRVLGLYREDTGRYDFVSNLHPATYPDGNDVEVVSFAALETAWRQATRALEREHTTPFVWDQPERFRIGNVRWETGRDFSMTHRFTVDYRDDYLFVTGVYEALWSQTRPLFDLSDILRLVGEHPELLELNARFAGVNWYRHHLDELRTVQQSETRSPEVGR
- a CDS encoding transketolase: MTATTSAVQSAMARPPAVDLAALHSLALRVRESVLRMTLGGGCFVGASLSCADVLVHLYGRVLSVSPESLADPSRDYFFLSKGHDVPALYATLAELGFIDRSRLGNHLKTTDSIYWHPSRDIPGVEFHSGSLGHLLAVALGVALDIRLRKGRNRVFVLLGDGELDEGSVWEASLVASGLGLENLVAIVDRNGVQANARTEELLPLEPLEAKFRAFGWACRSVDGHDFGALEDVFQTLPFAAGRPSLILAHTVRGKGVPSLEGRVDRWFARFQAGEVEALIRELRGGPRANLAGDGLVVR